Below is a genomic region from Fischerella sp. PCC 9605.
ACCCGCCGTACCGCCTGGAGTGTCGTGAACGGGCAAGTGGATCTGGCTATCATCGGCGGTGAAATCCCTGCTGAGTTGGCAGAATCATTGGAAATTATTCCTTATTCAGATGATGAATTAGCACTGATTTTACCTGTACTCCATCCCTTTACCAAACTTGACACAATCCAAAAAGAAGACCTATATAAATTACAATTCATTGCCCTCGATTCCCAATCGACAATCCGCAAAGTTATTGACCAGGTATTAGCACGCCATGATATCGATACACGGCGTTTGAAAGTGGAAATGGAACTTAATTCTATAGAAGCTATTAAAAATGCTGTGCAATCCGGCTTGGGGGCGGCCTTTGTTTCCACGTCGGCGATCGCTAAAGAATTGCAAATGGGAGTACTGCACTGCACTCCCATTGAAGGTGTTATTGTCAAGCGGACGCTGTGGCTGATTTTTAATCCCAACCGTTATAGATCCAAGGCAGCCGAAGCTTTTAGCCGGGAAATTTTACCCCAATTTGCTGCCCCTGGATGGAATATGGATGTGTTAAAATCGTCACAATATCATAGGAGTTTGGCGATTAATACAACTGTGGAGACAGACGCATCCCACTCTGATGAAAGTTAAGATTTAGTCAAGAGTCAAAAGTCAAGAGTCAAGAGTCAAGAGTCAATTGTGAAGGGCTTTTGACTTTTGACATTGGACTAATGACTATTGACTAGTGACAAATCATGGAAATTTACTGCACTCGTCCTGGCTGTCCCCGCCCACTCAATCATTTTTCGGATTTAGACGACCATTCCACACTAAGAACAGTCCAGCAAAAATACTGCACTGCTTGTGGAATGCCGTTGATTTTGGTTGGGCGCTATTTGCCGATCAAGCTGCTGGGACAAGGTGGTTTTGGAGCAGCATTTTTAGCACGCGATCGCTATACTCCTGGAATGCGTCGGTGCGTGGTTAAACAATTCCAGCCTGCGGGCAATTTAACCACCACTCAACTGCAACTAGCACAAGATCTGTTTGAGAGAGAAGCTGTAGTTTTAGAAGAGATAGGTAGTCAACACGAGCAAATTCCCGATCTATTTGCTTTCTTCCCGGTGATAGTTCCTAGCTTCTTGCATCGGGGACAGCAAGACCAATTTTTTTATCTCGTCCAAGAATATATTGATGGACAAAACCTAGAAGAGGAATTAGACCAAAAAGGCAAATTCTCAGAACAAGAAGTATTAGAAGTTCTGCGAGCAATTCTTCCGGTATTGCAGTTTGTCCACAACAAAAACATTATTCACAGAGATATCAAACCCTCCAACATCATGCGCCATCGGAACGGCAAACTTTACTTGCTGGATTTTGGCGCAGTTAAGCAAGTTGCTAATGCACCCTCTGGGGTAGGTAGTTCTTCTACTGGCATTTATTCTTTGGGATTCGCACCACCTGAGCAAATGTCTGGGGGACGAGTATTTCCACCCACAGACTTATATGCTTTGGCTGTTACTGCTGTGATGTTATTAACGGGTGAAAAAGATGCCACTGAGCTATTTGATGCTTATAGTAACCAGTGGAAATGGCACGAGCGTGTTTCCATCAGTCCCAAGCTGGCTAATATTCTTGACAAGATGCTTCTACCTGCTGCAAATCAACGCTTTCAGTCAGCCCAAGAGGTTTTGGAAGCCCTCGATTCACCTCCACGGCCGATAACTCCTACACAAGTCCATCCCCACCAACCCAAGCAATTACCGCAACCACACGCCATACAAACTCAACCTCCACAGCAGCGGTCAGTGTCTCGAACTCCGCGTGTAGCACCATTGTCTACTTTTGAATTGTTAATAGGAGCTGGATTTAGTGGTTTTGAGGGTGGATTAATCGCGATCGCCCTGTTTAGTTTGCTTAATTCTTCAAGAATTACTTTCGCTGCTACTGCTGTGATTTTAGCAATATTGATTTTTGGTCAAAAGCAACGGTGGATTGAAAAAATAGAAATGCTGGTGATAGCAGTAGCTACCTTTGGGGCTATTTCGTATTTTCCCTTGTTGCGGGCAGGTCTGAGCATCGAGCAAGTGGCGATTATAACTGTTGGGGCTGGGTTAGTGGCGATCGCTGCGACAGCACTATTTCGTTTGATTTATAAATTATTATCTCTTCTTTTTTCACGATAACTGTAAAACCAAAGTGATGCAAATTTTATTTACATCAATTATTTAGGTAGCATTCCGATCGATATAATTTAATTTGATAATTTCTAAGATTTTTAATTTTCAATTTTTAAGTTTAATTTCTAAAAACTGTCTATGTCCCAAAAAAACGAAACAGCTGTTCTCGTCTTGGCTTTGTTAATTACTTTGGGATTAGTGGGCGGTGGAGCGTGGTTGTTAAAAGATAAGATATGGCCACAAAATTCTCAAGATGCTGGTAGTTTATTGCCATCCAGCAATCAACGGATTTCAGACCGCATCAGTTTTGGTGAAAAAATTTTAACTCCCGGCGAAGCTTCCCCAGCAAAAAAAGAAGGTGTAGCGGCGTTAGCATCCGGTAATTATGACAAAGCGGTTCCAAACTTGGAAGCAGCCCTAAAACTAAATAAAAACGATCCAGAGGCGCTGATATTTCTGAATAATGCCCGTATAGGCTCTGCCAAAAGCTATACAATTGTTGCTACTGTACCAATTGGCAGTGACCTAAATACCTCTTTGGAAATTCTACGCGGTGTTGCTCAAGCTCAAAACGAAATCAATTCCTCTAAAGTAATTAAAGGAATTCCTTTCAAGGTAGGTATAGCTAACGATGATGATAACCCAGAAATTGCTAAACAGATTGCTTCATCGTTAATCAAAAATCAACAAGTATTAGGTGTAATTGGCCCTGCTGCTAGCGATACTACCTTAGCCGCAGGCACTATCTATACTTCCGGACGACTTGTTGCTATTTCCCCTGTCAGCACTTCAGTCAAAATTTCTAACTTTAGCCGCTATATTTTTCGCACGGTTCCTAGTGATTTTATGGCGGCGAGGGCGCTAGCCAAGTACATGGTGGAAAATTTGCAGAAAACAAAGGCAGCGGTTTTTTTCAATTCTCAAAGTAGTTATAGTCAGTCTTTAAAATCTGAATTTGTCTCATCTGTCTCACTGGAAGGTGGACAGGTATTAAGCGAATTTGACTTATCCAAAACCAATTTTAATGCTGCTAAAAGTGTCGCACAAGCAATTAAGGAAGGTGCAGAAGTGTTGATGTTAGCAGCGA
It encodes:
- a CDS encoding LysR family transcriptional regulator, yielding MSDLPFTLDQLRILKAIAAEGSFKRAADSLYVSQPAVSLQVQNLERQLDVPLFDRGGRRAQLTEAGHLLLSYGEKILSLCQETCRAIEDLQNLQGGTLIVGASQTTGTYLLPRMIGLFRQKYPDVAVQLHVHSTRRTAWSVVNGQVDLAIIGGEIPAELAESLEIIPYSDDELALILPVLHPFTKLDTIQKEDLYKLQFIALDSQSTIRKVIDQVLARHDIDTRRLKVEMELNSIEAIKNAVQSGLGAAFVSTSAIAKELQMGVLHCTPIEGVIVKRTLWLIFNPNRYRSKAAEAFSREILPQFAAPGWNMDVLKSSQYHRSLAINTTVETDASHSDES
- a CDS encoding serine/threonine-protein kinase, encoding MEIYCTRPGCPRPLNHFSDLDDHSTLRTVQQKYCTACGMPLILVGRYLPIKLLGQGGFGAAFLARDRYTPGMRRCVVKQFQPAGNLTTTQLQLAQDLFEREAVVLEEIGSQHEQIPDLFAFFPVIVPSFLHRGQQDQFFYLVQEYIDGQNLEEELDQKGKFSEQEVLEVLRAILPVLQFVHNKNIIHRDIKPSNIMRHRNGKLYLLDFGAVKQVANAPSGVGSSSTGIYSLGFAPPEQMSGGRVFPPTDLYALAVTAVMLLTGEKDATELFDAYSNQWKWHERVSISPKLANILDKMLLPAANQRFQSAQEVLEALDSPPRPITPTQVHPHQPKQLPQPHAIQTQPPQQRSVSRTPRVAPLSTFELLIGAGFSGFEGGLIAIALFSLLNSSRITFAATAVILAILIFGQKQRWIEKIEMLVIAVATFGAISYFPLLRAGLSIEQVAIITVGAGLVAIAATALFRLIYKLLSLLFSR
- a CDS encoding ABC transporter substrate-binding protein, yielding MSQKNETAVLVLALLITLGLVGGGAWLLKDKIWPQNSQDAGSLLPSSNQRISDRISFGEKILTPGEASPAKKEGVAALASGNYDKAVPNLEAALKLNKNDPEALIFLNNARIGSAKSYTIVATVPIGSDLNTSLEILRGVAQAQNEINSSKVIKGIPFKVGIANDDDNPEIAKQIASSLIKNQQVLGVIGPAASDTTLAAGTIYTSGRLVAISPVSTSVKISNFSRYIFRTVPSDFMAARALAKYMVENLQKTKAAVFFNSQSSYSQSLKSEFVSSVSLEGGQVLSEFDLSKTNFNAAKSVAQAIKEGAEVLMLAATTDTLDKALQVVLVNQKRLNLLGGDDVYTPKTLEIGREQSVGMIVAVPWHIDSNPNSDFPQKSWQLWGGYVNWRTALAYDATRALIAAIERNPTRVGVQQALSSPDFSATGASGTIRFLASGDRNAPVQLVEIITRIPSRSGTGYDFVPVIPSGN